The Paenibacillus amylolyticus genome contains the following window.
TTGTTTCCCGGGATTAGCGGGAAATGACTCTGCAAGCATCGCTGTGAAGCGGTGCTTTTTTGTGCAATGGATTGAGTATTTGCTTCTATAACAAAAAAGCCCCAAAGGGCCTTTTTGGAAGATATCAAAAATGTTTAGGAATTTAGGATGAACATTCAACTTTGTGAGGAGGAATGAAGCAGCAACGACAGCGCGGCTCGTAAGCCTCCGAATCGCCAATCATAACTACTGGACCCAACGTAACGGGCTCCCCATTGACGATACGTTGTGTAAAGGCTGCATCCGGGCTACCGCATACTGCACAGAAAGCCGAGAGTTTCTCGATGTCATCTGCCATGGCAAGCAAACCGCCGATATATCCGAATTCCTTACCACGGTAATCCATATTAAGTCCATCCACAATGACATGCTTGCCACAATAGGCCAGCTCCGAGACCAGTTCCATAATGGCACTGCTGAAAAATTGTACTTCATCAAATGCAACAACATCTGCATCTATCGTTTGGTTCATGATCATTTCTACGGATTCCGTGGTTAATTGCCGGGGAATGGAATGAGCAGGTAGTCGATAACCAATTCGGCTCACGATCTCGTCCTGGGCAAACCGATCGTCCTCGGCTGGTTTGTAGGCTACCACCTTTTTACGGCCAAATTGAATTAATTTTTGACAACGGCGAATGAGTTCACCGGACTTTTCACTGAACATGGGTCCAGTAATTACGGTAATACGTCCTGTTTGCACGGTGCTGCTACTCCTCTCACATACGGGATTCAACAAAAAAAGCGACCATTACAGAGTACCACAAAATCTTTGGTAAGAGCCAGAACTAATCTGCGCAGTTTGTGTTACTATATGGAATGTTAAGCCGTTGGTTCCGGCAGCTGTTAATAGGAGTTATGGAAAAGAGGTGTTTACGATGAGTGAAGTATTAATATCACTACAAGAGCGATATGAAAGCTTGAAAGCGCAGGCCGCTCTGGATGACGCGACGCAAGCGTTATTTGCAGAACTGTTCGCAGAAGCGGAGCGACTGCAGGCAAGTAACCTGACGTTGCGCAGAACGATCCTGAAGTCTTCTTCCAAAGAATCACGTATGTCTACCAAACTGCGGGATGCCTTATACGAATGACCCGGAGCTTACTCCGGGTCCTCTTCTGTCTTTAGTTTGCGAGGGAATAGAATACCTGCTGTAATTCTGGCAATCATGGCAAAAGTGAGACCAATGCCTGCAAACATGTAGATCACGGTAAAAGCTTTGCTGAATCCGCTGGATGGCACAAATTCGGGATGTCCCACCGTAGTCAGGGTAACCGCGCAGAAGTATAACGCATCGATCCAGTGCAGACCTTCAACACGAGTGTAAAACAAAGTGCCTGACAGCAACGTTGCTGCCGTCAACGCGAACAGAGCCAGAAACTTGGGGTCTTTGAATGCATGGAAAATGCCTTTCAGCAGACGTTGTAACGTGATTAAAAATGATACCATGATGATCCATCCTGTCTATGTAAAATAGGCGTTGTGTTGTATAAACACACAAAAAGCCCGGACTCATGGAGTCCTTCCGGGCGTCTCTGCTTTTTCGGGTACATTTTTGGACCGGAAACGGGGACCTACATAATTACGCTTGCGGTCACGGAACAGGATCCAGCCTCCCAGAAAACTCATACCTGCGGCAAATAGGACAAGTCCACCGCCAAAGGAAAGCCATTGGAACCCTGGTGAAATCAGTTCGTTCCCGTGCTCGGCATAATATAGGAACAGGGCATCTTTCATCATCAGAAAACCCTTCATTGCCATTAAACCCGGGATGACCAGAACAACAATTGCCAAAAAACGCGCAAAGACCAATCTTGTATTCATGAGCATTATACCCTTTCTGCCAAAGTCGACATGAAATAAAGGTTACGCTTACAGATCATACCTCATTCCATCATAGCTTGGAATGCATAGGCTGTCCATGTATGATTGCTTCAAACTTTGAGTTGACCGCTCAAGGAGAGTACAATGGCATATAGAGGGTAGAAGCCAAACCATGATTCAAGCCATTATAAATGATATTGAAAATTGATTCATAGAGGAGAGCATGAGAGATGCCAATTACATGTGATGTTGCAATTCTTGGAGGAGGGACCGGTGGATATGTTGCCGCGATCCGGGCTGCACAGCTAGGAAAACAGGTTGTTATCATTGAGAAGGACAAGCTTGGCGGAACATGTCTGCATCGTGGCTGTATTCCAAGTAAAGCTCTGCTGAAAAGCGCGGAAGTGTACGCCGAGATTCAAGAGAGTGAGACGTATGGTATCGAGACTAATGGAGCGACACTTGTATTTCCCAAAGTACAGGCGCGCAAGGATGCGATTGTGGAGCAGCTGCACCAGGGCGTTCAATATTTGATGAAAAAAAATAAAATTCAGGTCGTACACGCGAAAGGGCGCGTTATCGGACCTTCCATCTTCTCCCCGCAGAGCGGAGCGGTCGCTGTAGAGTTCGAAGATGGGGAGATGGATACGGTGGTTCCGACCAATCTCATTATTGCGACGGGTTCACGTCCACGCGTGCTGCCTGGCCTGGAAGCGGATGGCAAGTTTATTATGAGCAGTGACGAAGCCTTGCGTATGGATGAGCTTCCTGCATCACTCATTATTGTCGGTGGTGGTGTGATTGGACTGGAGTGGGCATCCATGCTGAATGACTTTGGAGTAGACATCACGGTGGTTGAAGCAGCTGCTCACGTGCTGCCTGCCGAGGATGAGGATGTTGCAAGAGAGATGCAACGATTGCTTGGC
Protein-coding sequences here:
- a CDS encoding DUF2627 domain-containing protein, with the translated sequence MLMNTRLVFARFLAIVVLVIPGLMAMKGFLMMKDALFLYYAEHGNELISPGFQWLSFGGGLVLFAAGMSFLGGWILFRDRKRNYVGPRFRSKNVPEKAETPGRTP
- a CDS encoding potassium channel family protein → MVSFLITLQRLLKGIFHAFKDPKFLALFALTAATLLSGTLFYTRVEGLHWIDALYFCAVTLTTVGHPEFVPSSGFSKAFTVIYMFAGIGLTFAMIARITAGILFPRKLKTEEDPE
- a CDS encoding thymidine kinase; this encodes MQTGRITVITGPMFSEKSGELIRRCQKLIQFGRKKVVAYKPAEDDRFAQDEIVSRIGYRLPAHSIPRQLTTESVEMIMNQTIDADVVAFDEVQFFSSAIMELVSELAYCGKHVIVDGLNMDYRGKEFGYIGGLLAMADDIEKLSAFCAVCGSPDAAFTQRIVNGEPVTLGPVVMIGDSEAYEPRCRCCFIPPHKVECSS